The following proteins are encoded in a genomic region of Bacteroidales bacterium:
- a CDS encoding quinone-dependent dihydroorotate dehydrogenase, with protein sequence MYKILVRPLLFLFSPETIHHLVVKGLRLFFKIPGKSWFVKKTALVDDPSLVREVFGLKFKNPVGIAAGFDKQAEMFNELANFGFGFVEIGTITPKPQSGNPKPRLFRLPKDKALINRMGFNNIGVDEAIRNLSNRKTDIIIGGNIGKNTATPNEKAAEDYLICFEKLFDYVDYFVVNVSCPNITDLHELQDQKSLMNILDRLQIINRRMPNPKPILLKVSPDLNEKQLDEVIQIVRDSGIDGVVATNTTITRENLTTHAEKVRQIANGGLSGKPIRERSTEVIRYLAEKSGKAFPIIGVGGIFTPEDALEKLNAGADLVQVYTGFVYEGPYIARRINKRLFIDKI encoded by the coding sequence ATGTACAAAATCCTGGTCAGACCATTACTTTTCCTTTTTTCGCCCGAAACCATCCATCACTTGGTAGTCAAGGGTTTAAGACTTTTTTTTAAAATACCGGGAAAAAGTTGGTTTGTTAAAAAAACAGCACTTGTTGATGACCCTTCTTTAGTGCGCGAGGTATTTGGGTTGAAGTTTAAAAACCCTGTGGGAATTGCTGCCGGATTTGACAAGCAGGCTGAGATGTTCAACGAATTGGCCAACTTTGGATTTGGTTTTGTCGAAATCGGGACTATAACACCTAAACCCCAGTCAGGAAATCCCAAACCACGACTTTTCCGGCTTCCGAAAGATAAAGCACTGATCAACCGTATGGGATTCAACAATATCGGAGTGGACGAAGCCATCAGGAACCTGAGCAATCGAAAAACAGACATCATTATTGGTGGCAACATAGGTAAAAATACAGCCACGCCCAACGAAAAAGCTGCGGAGGACTATTTGATCTGCTTCGAAAAACTCTTCGATTATGTGGACTATTTTGTGGTAAATGTGAGTTGTCCCAACATCACCGATCTTCATGAATTGCAGGATCAGAAAAGTCTGATGAATATTCTTGACCGTCTGCAAATTATCAACCGCAGGATGCCAAATCCTAAACCCATCTTGCTTAAAGTTTCGCCTGACCTTAACGAAAAACAACTGGACGAAGTGATTCAGATTGTCAGGGATTCAGGTATTGATGGAGTTGTAGCCACCAACACCACGATCACCCGCGAGAACCTCACTACTCACGCCGAAAAAGTTCGGCAAATTGCCAATGGCGGCCTGAGTGGAAAGCCAATCAGAGAACGTTCTACAGAAGTAATTCGCTATTTAGCTGAAAAATCGGGCAAAGCCTTCCCAATCATAGGTGTTGGAGGCATTTTCACACCTGAAGACGCCCTCGAAAAACTCAACGCTGGCGCCGACCTCGTTCAGGTTTACACCGGGTTTGTTTACGAAGGTCCCTACATCGCCAGAAGAATTAATAAGAGACTATTTATAGATAAGATTTAG
- a CDS encoding putative DNA binding domain-containing protein: protein MDASQIMNLISLGETSTVQFKANVHSELSIAHEMIAFANTKGGKILIGVDDKTWKIIGLNEDDLRRLTNLLVTAADQHVKEPLFIGTDTVDIEGKKIMIVTIPEGISKPYKSIDGVIFMKNGANKRKVTSNEEISRLLQSSGYLYAEERLVSISSLEDVNWDKFKKFYEEHYKEPCEKEHLKKYLTNLRLGSESRLNLAGALLFGGNLRKLTPQFFITAIWFWGNEITDNNYRSSDNLYGTLDELYHRGFDFLFSKLNKIQAGQPFNSIGKPEIPEIVITELLVNALIHRDYLINDSIKLYVFENRIEIISPGRLPNNLTEEQIKRGIRRTRNSIIASFAPYLMQYRGAGSGILRALEAYPNFDLKNEIENERFVVTIRRPSIQ, encoded by the coding sequence ATGGACGCATCTCAAATAATGAACCTGATTAGCTTAGGAGAAACCAGTACAGTGCAATTTAAAGCAAATGTACACAGTGAGCTAAGCATAGCTCATGAAATGATTGCATTTGCAAATACAAAAGGTGGAAAAATCCTTATTGGCGTTGATGATAAAACCTGGAAAATTATTGGGCTTAATGAAGATGATTTGCGGCGATTAACAAATCTTTTAGTGACAGCAGCTGATCAGCATGTTAAAGAACCTCTCTTCATTGGTACTGATACTGTGGATATTGAAGGCAAGAAAATCATGATTGTAACCATTCCGGAGGGTATTTCCAAACCCTACAAGAGTATTGATGGAGTGATTTTCATGAAAAATGGCGCGAATAAAAGAAAAGTGACAAGCAATGAAGAGATTTCAAGATTACTTCAAAGCAGTGGCTACCTTTATGCTGAGGAAAGATTAGTATCCATAAGTTCATTGGAAGACGTTAATTGGGACAAATTCAAAAAATTCTACGAAGAGCATTACAAAGAACCATGTGAAAAGGAACATTTGAAAAAATATCTTACCAATTTACGTTTAGGCTCGGAATCGAGACTTAATCTGGCAGGTGCGCTATTGTTTGGTGGTAATCTTCGAAAACTTACTCCACAATTTTTTATCACAGCAATTTGGTTCTGGGGAAACGAAATCACCGATAACAATTATCGCAGCAGTGATAATCTGTATGGTACATTAGATGAGTTGTACCACAGAGGATTCGACTTCCTTTTTTCAAAGTTGAACAAGATTCAGGCAGGGCAGCCTTTCAACAGCATTGGGAAACCTGAAATACCTGAGATCGTCATTACAGAACTTCTGGTGAATGCCCTGATTCATAGGGATTACCTAATTAATGATTCCATTAAGCTTTATGTTTTCGAAAACAGGATTGAGATCATCAGCCCCGGGCGCCTACCTAATAACTTAACAGAAGAACAAATAAAAAGAGGAATACGTCGAACGAGAAACAGTATAATTGCTTCATTTGCCCCGTATCTCATGCAATATCGTGGCGCCGGTAGTGGTATTTTACGGGCATTAGAAGCATATCCGAATTTCGATTTGAAAAATGAAATTGAAAATGAAAGATTTGTGGTTACGATTAGAAGGCCATCTATCCAATGA
- a CDS encoding ATP-dependent helicase — MTTAKTDLSNLNDKQQEAVVSEHKRLLVLAGAGSGKTKTLLQKLIYLIEEKGVSPTNILAITFTKNATNEMIDRLIISADNTDEYENILADKNISRPGKDAQRFEHQKKHKWIHNLTIRTFHSFCYTILRNFGVNEFDNKFRIISDEKRDEDDALYKYVASETVFEVVHKLLIGQCIDTDYLLRLKRYILDYIIDQIHKQKPPGTFSHKDGKYYTTLDGTKVRSKSEQSIADWLYRHSIKYEYEPLLNIKDFSFHPDFYIPAANLYIEHVSSKSYSTTDKEEQFKKGKLLLVKTHESMTTDSALFNHAMDRIVKNRLPADYHRNITLSYQEEFQGYQKDVSDFITQIIRITDLIKVENTHPDLVLENARKDQHERVRHFYELAIPIVNNYLHYCTDKSYLDFNDLISRSISLFNNYPDISGKYRNRYKYILVDEFQDVNNLQVELLKLLLTGETQLFCVGDDWQSVYGFRGSNINYIIEFEKHFDDAKIITLNLNYRSTHNIVEASNEVIRHNKYKVEKDIHASKRSEHKIVVFAGNNEDENIQFCLDRVNELLAVGVNGEDILFLYRRSKMFWPYRIVFKNENIKVQSKTIHASKGLEAKVVFIIGLTEGYGGFPDIWMEDRIFQVIKKANHDLLMEEERRLFYVAITRAKEKLFLITEKGMESSFLREIPTVFTVRTSIPIKSVVEKVVLCQSCFSQLEKLWVVCPYCGKKIVNRQ, encoded by the coding sequence GTGACTACCGCCAAAACAGATTTAAGTAACCTCAACGACAAGCAGCAAGAGGCTGTCGTTAGCGAACACAAGCGGCTTCTGGTTTTGGCAGGCGCCGGTTCAGGCAAAACAAAAACTTTGCTACAAAAGCTAATTTATTTGATTGAAGAAAAAGGTGTTAGCCCAACAAATATACTCGCTATCACATTTACAAAAAATGCCACCAACGAAATGATTGACCGACTGATCATTTCGGCAGACAATACCGATGAATACGAAAACATTCTGGCTGATAAGAACATTAGCAGGCCGGGTAAAGACGCACAACGCTTTGAACATCAGAAAAAGCACAAATGGATTCACAACCTGACTATAAGGACGTTTCATAGTTTTTGTTATACCATTTTGCGAAACTTTGGAGTCAATGAATTTGACAATAAATTCAGGATTATCAGTGATGAAAAACGCGACGAGGATGATGCGCTATATAAGTATGTTGCATCAGAAACAGTCTTTGAGGTAGTGCATAAGCTATTGATTGGGCAATGCATTGACACCGACTACCTGCTCAGGTTAAAACGGTACATTCTCGATTACATCATTGATCAGATTCATAAACAAAAGCCGCCGGGCACATTCAGCCACAAAGACGGCAAATACTATACAACCCTTGATGGCACGAAGGTCAGGTCGAAGTCGGAGCAATCTATTGCCGACTGGCTCTACCGGCACAGCATTAAATACGAGTATGAACCATTGCTAAATATTAAAGACTTTTCTTTTCATCCTGATTTTTATATTCCTGCTGCGAATCTGTACATTGAACATGTAAGCAGTAAAAGCTACTCAACAACCGACAAGGAAGAACAATTTAAAAAGGGAAAATTGTTGCTGGTAAAAACTCATGAAAGCATGACAACAGATTCCGCATTATTTAATCACGCAATGGACAGGATAGTAAAAAACCGCCTTCCTGCTGATTACCATCGGAATATAACCCTTTCGTACCAGGAAGAGTTTCAGGGTTACCAAAAGGATGTAAGTGATTTTATTACTCAAATCATTCGTATTACCGATTTAATAAAGGTGGAGAATACTCATCCTGATTTGGTTTTGGAAAATGCCAGGAAAGACCAGCACGAAAGGGTAAGACATTTCTATGAATTAGCGATTCCCATCGTTAATAATTATCTTCATTATTGTACTGACAAATCCTACCTCGATTTTAATGACCTGATTTCCCGCAGCATTTCTCTTTTCAACAATTACCCCGATATTTCAGGTAAATACAGAAACCGATATAAATACATTTTGGTTGATGAGTTCCAGGATGTTAACAACCTGCAGGTGGAACTGCTGAAATTACTTCTCACTGGTGAAACACAGTTGTTTTGTGTTGGCGACGACTGGCAAAGCGTTTATGGGTTCAGGGGATCAAACATCAATTATATTATTGAGTTTGAGAAACATTTTGATGATGCAAAAATCATCACCCTCAATCTGAATTATCGGAGCACACACAATATAGTCGAAGCAAGCAATGAAGTGATCCGCCATAACAAGTACAAGGTAGAAAAGGACATCCACGCTTCTAAGAGATCTGAACATAAGATAGTTGTTTTTGCAGGCAACAACGAGGATGAAAATATCCAATTCTGCCTTGATCGGGTCAATGAGCTACTGGCTGTTGGTGTCAATGGTGAAGATATTTTGTTTCTTTACAGGAGAAGTAAAATGTTCTGGCCATACAGAATTGTTTTTAAAAACGAAAATATTAAGGTGCAATCAAAAACAATTCATGCATCTAAAGGACTTGAAGCGAAGGTTGTTTTTATTATAGGTCTAACCGAAGGATATGGTGGGTTTCCAGATATCTGGATGGAAGACAGGATTTTTCAGGTGATCAAAAAAGCCAACCATGATTTATTGATGGAAGAAGAGAGGCGACTATTTTATGTTGCCATCACAAGGGCTAAGGAAAAACTTTTCCTGATTACCGAAAAAGGGATGGAGTCGAGTTTTCTGAGAGAAATCCCAACAGTCTTTACTGTAAGAACTTCCATTCCAATTAAATCGGTAGTTGAAAAAGTTGTTCTATGCCAAAGCTGTTTCAGCCAACTCGAGAAACTTTGGGTCGTTTGTCCGTACTGTGGTAAAAAGATTGTCAATCGCCAGTAA
- a CDS encoding SAM-dependent methyltransferase, translated as MKTALYLIPVTLGDTPPADVLPQSVFRTIEFIDEFVVENVRSARRFLRKAGFSKDFNEVTFFEIGKHSNADELIAMLNLKNRLKPLGLLSEAGVPCIADPGSLVVEVCHALNIPVIPLVGPSSLMLALMASGFNGQNFAFHGYLPIDRDDLKKKLRQLESAVLNNHQTQIFIETPFRNNKLLESLLAGVSSQLKLCIATELTTTNESVITRTISHWKQQKPDLNKKPTVFLIYI; from the coding sequence CGATACACCACCTGCGGATGTATTACCCCAGAGTGTATTTCGCACCATCGAATTCATTGATGAGTTTGTGGTGGAAAATGTCAGATCAGCTAGGCGTTTTTTACGAAAGGCCGGATTTAGCAAAGATTTTAATGAAGTAACATTTTTCGAAATTGGAAAGCATTCCAATGCGGATGAATTGATTGCAATGCTAAATCTGAAAAACAGATTGAAACCATTGGGTTTATTGTCGGAAGCCGGAGTACCATGCATTGCTGATCCAGGCTCATTAGTAGTGGAAGTTTGCCATGCGTTAAACATCCCTGTTATTCCTTTGGTTGGGCCTTCTTCGTTAATGCTGGCGTTAATGGCTTCCGGATTTAACGGGCAAAACTTTGCTTTTCACGGTTACCTGCCTATTGATAGGGATGATTTGAAAAAAAAACTCAGGCAATTGGAGTCGGCAGTCTTAAATAACCATCAGACACAGATTTTCATCGAAACTCCTTTCAGGAACAACAAATTGCTGGAATCTTTGCTGGCCGGAGTTTCCTCTCAACTGAAACTTTGCATTGCCACCGAACTCACAACAACAAACGAATCAGTGATTACCCGAACTATTTCCCATTGGAAGCAGCAAAAGCCGGATTTAAATAAAAAGCCGACAGTGTTTTTGATTTATATATGA